The following are encoded together in the Actinoplanes sp. N902-109 genome:
- a CDS encoding spore photoproduct lyase family protein has translation MSDPREIIDIRRIYVEPAAAQLPRGKEILARFPDAQHVEIESHHRIPELYGDETNVQRWVRIKREALVLGVKKSLTARPNGRSADFIAPSTANGCAMACAYCYVPRRKGYSNPITVFANIDKITGYVQRHAARQGTKPAPNECDPQAWVYDIGENSDCSLDARISDNVRDLVELFRWIPAAKASFATKHVNRDLLDWAPGGRTRIRFSLTPQRDAKLLDIRTSPIAERIAAIDDFVEAGYEVHVNFSPVVVRDGWLEDWAELLHQLDDGIGAKAKAQLAAEVIFLTHNRDLHQVNLGWHPRAEDVLWRPDLQQVKRSENGALNVRYRTGDKGRYVAALTELIERVTPYCRIRYAF, from the coding sequence ATGAGCGACCCGCGCGAGATCATCGACATCCGGCGCATCTACGTCGAACCCGCCGCCGCGCAACTGCCGCGCGGCAAGGAGATCCTGGCGCGCTTCCCCGACGCCCAGCACGTCGAGATCGAGAGCCACCACCGCATCCCCGAGCTGTACGGGGACGAGACCAACGTGCAGCGCTGGGTGCGGATCAAACGGGAGGCCCTCGTGCTCGGCGTCAAGAAGTCGCTGACCGCGCGCCCCAACGGCCGCTCGGCCGACTTCATCGCCCCGTCGACCGCCAACGGCTGCGCGATGGCGTGCGCCTACTGCTACGTGCCCCGGCGCAAGGGCTACTCCAACCCGATCACCGTGTTCGCCAACATCGACAAGATCACCGGGTACGTCCAGCGGCACGCCGCCCGCCAGGGCACCAAGCCCGCGCCCAACGAGTGCGACCCGCAGGCCTGGGTCTACGACATCGGCGAGAACTCCGACTGCTCACTCGACGCCCGGATCAGCGACAACGTACGCGACCTGGTCGAGCTGTTCCGGTGGATCCCAGCCGCCAAGGCCAGCTTCGCCACCAAGCACGTCAACCGCGACCTGCTGGACTGGGCACCCGGCGGCCGTACCCGGATCAGGTTCTCGCTGACCCCGCAGCGGGACGCCAAGCTGCTCGACATCCGCACCTCTCCGATCGCCGAGCGCATCGCCGCCATCGACGACTTCGTCGAGGCCGGCTACGAGGTGCACGTCAACTTCAGCCCGGTGGTGGTGCGCGACGGCTGGCTCGAGGACTGGGCCGAGCTGCTGCACCAGCTCGACGACGGCATCGGCGCCAAGGCCAAGGCCCAGCTCGCCGCCGAGGTCATCTTCCTCACCCACAACCGCGACCTGCACCAGGTCAACCTCGGCTGGCACCCCCGGGCCGAGGACGTGCTCTGGCGCCCCGACCTGCAACAGGTCAAACGCTCCGAGAACGGCGCCCTCAACGTGCGCTACCGCACCGGCGACAAGGGCCGCTACGTCGCCGCGCTGACCGAGCTGATCGAGCGCGTCACCCCGTACTGTCGCATCCGCTACGCCTTCTGA
- a CDS encoding MFS transporter: protein MSLFIVGLDITIVNIALPALRTDLDAPVSGLQWVIDAYSLVLASLLVLAGSTADRLGRRRVFQTGLALFTLGSLLCSIAPSLGWLIAFRAVQAIGGSMLNPVAMSIITNTFTVPRERAQAIGVWGGVVGLSMAAGPLLGGVLVETLGWRSIFWVNVPVGLAAIVLCAIFVPESRAARARGLDPVGQLLVLVLLATVTFGIIEGPSAGWSAPQIVACFAAGAVALALLVPYEKKRTDPLLDLNVFRSVPFTGATVIAVCAFGALGGFLFLNAIYLQDARGLSALHSGLYTLPMALTLAVVAPVSGRIVGARGPRLPLLLAGVCIALAMLPLSGLTATTPTGLLMLSYVLFGIGFGMVNAPITNTAVSGMPRAQAGVAAAIASTSRQVGSSLGVAVIGAVVASGLGSAAPAAFPAASRPGWWIIFGCGLAILVLGALSTTARARATAARVEAPEPELITT, encoded by the coding sequence ATGAGCCTGTTCATCGTGGGGCTCGACATCACCATCGTGAACATCGCGCTCCCGGCTTTGCGCACCGACCTCGACGCCCCCGTCTCCGGCCTGCAATGGGTCATCGACGCCTACTCGCTGGTGCTGGCCAGCCTGCTCGTGCTGGCCGGGTCCACCGCCGACCGGCTCGGCCGCCGCCGGGTCTTCCAGACCGGCCTGGCGCTGTTCACCCTCGGCTCGCTGCTCTGCAGCATCGCCCCGAGCCTGGGCTGGCTGATCGCGTTCCGAGCGGTGCAGGCCATCGGCGGGTCCATGCTCAACCCGGTCGCCATGTCGATCATCACCAACACCTTCACCGTCCCGCGCGAACGCGCCCAGGCCATCGGCGTCTGGGGCGGCGTCGTGGGCCTGAGCATGGCCGCCGGGCCGCTGCTCGGCGGCGTGCTGGTCGAGACGCTGGGCTGGCGGTCGATCTTCTGGGTCAACGTGCCGGTCGGCCTGGCCGCCATCGTGCTCTGCGCGATCTTCGTGCCCGAGTCGCGCGCCGCCCGGGCCCGCGGCCTCGACCCGGTCGGTCAGCTGCTGGTGCTCGTCCTGCTGGCCACGGTCACCTTCGGCATCATCGAAGGACCCAGCGCCGGGTGGTCGGCCCCGCAGATCGTCGCCTGCTTCGCTGCGGGGGCGGTTGCGCTGGCACTGCTCGTCCCGTACGAGAAAAAGCGCACCGACCCCCTGCTGGACCTCAACGTCTTCCGCAGCGTGCCGTTCACCGGCGCGACCGTCATCGCGGTCTGCGCCTTCGGCGCGCTCGGCGGTTTCCTCTTCCTCAACGCCATCTACCTGCAGGACGCCCGCGGGCTGTCCGCGCTGCACTCCGGCCTCTACACCCTGCCGATGGCGCTGACGCTGGCCGTGGTGGCGCCGGTGTCCGGGCGCATCGTCGGCGCCCGCGGCCCCCGGTTGCCGCTGCTGCTCGCCGGTGTGTGTATCGCACTGGCCATGCTGCCGCTGAGCGGGCTCACCGCGACCACCCCGACCGGGCTATTGATGCTCAGCTACGTGCTGTTCGGCATCGGCTTCGGCATGGTCAACGCCCCGATCACCAACACCGCGGTCTCCGGCATGCCGCGCGCCCAGGCCGGCGTGGCCGCCGCGATCGCCTCCACCAGCCGCCAGGTCGGCAGCTCGCTGGGCGTCGCGGTGATCGGCGCGGTGGTCGCCTCCGGGCTGGGCAGCGCCGCACCGGCCGCGTTCCCGGCCGCCTCCCGCCCCGGCTGGTGGATCATCTTCGGCTGCGGGCTGGCCATCCTGGTGCTCGGCGCGCTGAGCACCACCGCCCGCGCCCGCGCCACCGCCGCCCGCGTCGAAGCCCCCGAGCCGGAGTTGATCACCACATGA
- a CDS encoding MFS transporter — protein sequence MTTTDAGTVRTNVPARLDRLPWARWHWMIVIGLGTVWVLDGLEVTIVGNLSGRLAEDGSGLDITQSQITGFGAATYVLGACVGALFFGWLTDRFGRKKLFMLTLGVYLVGTALTALSFAPWWFFLFRFITGAGIGGEYAAINSAIDELIPARLRGRIDLAINGTYWAGAAAGALLTVPILTQLPVGWGWRVAFGLGVVLGLVILLVRRHVPESPRWLFIHGRGDEAETLVRDVEQTVEREDEVTLEPAPQYITIHQRKTIGFGQIATTLVRSYPKRAGLGLALFIGQAFLYNAITFGYAQILQTFFDVPSGSTGYYFAVIAVGNLLGPLLLAPLFDSVGRKIMITGTYVLSGVLLLVTAWLFSAGVLNAVTMTICWCVVLFFASAGASSAYLTVSEIFPMETRALAIAFFYAIGTAAGGITGPLLFADLVGTGETGDTVLAFVIGALLMIAAGLVEAFLGVKAERQSLESIATPLTAAESTS from the coding sequence ATGACCACCACAGACGCGGGGACGGTGCGGACCAATGTGCCCGCACGGCTGGATCGCCTCCCCTGGGCGCGCTGGCACTGGATGATCGTGATCGGTCTGGGCACGGTGTGGGTGCTCGACGGGCTCGAGGTCACCATCGTCGGCAACCTGTCCGGCCGGCTCGCCGAGGACGGCAGCGGCCTGGACATCACGCAGAGCCAGATCACCGGGTTCGGCGCGGCGACCTACGTGCTCGGCGCGTGCGTCGGCGCGCTGTTCTTCGGCTGGCTGACCGACCGGTTCGGCCGCAAGAAGCTGTTCATGCTCACCCTGGGCGTGTACCTGGTCGGCACGGCGCTGACCGCGCTCAGCTTCGCCCCGTGGTGGTTCTTCCTGTTCCGGTTCATCACCGGTGCCGGCATCGGCGGCGAGTACGCCGCGATCAACTCGGCGATCGACGAGCTCATCCCGGCCCGCCTGCGCGGGCGCATCGACCTGGCGATCAACGGCACCTATTGGGCCGGGGCGGCGGCCGGTGCGCTGCTGACCGTGCCGATCCTGACCCAGCTGCCGGTCGGCTGGGGCTGGCGGGTCGCGTTCGGCCTCGGTGTCGTACTCGGCCTGGTGATCCTGCTGGTCCGCCGGCACGTGCCGGAAAGCCCCCGGTGGCTGTTCATCCACGGTCGTGGCGACGAGGCCGAGACCCTGGTCCGTGACGTCGAGCAGACGGTCGAGCGTGAGGACGAGGTCACCCTCGAACCGGCCCCGCAGTACATCACCATCCACCAGCGCAAGACGATCGGTTTCGGGCAGATCGCCACCACGCTGGTGCGCAGCTACCCCAAGCGGGCCGGCCTGGGCCTGGCCCTGTTCATCGGTCAGGCGTTCCTCTACAACGCCATCACCTTCGGCTACGCGCAGATCCTGCAGACGTTCTTCGACGTCCCGTCCGGCAGCACCGGCTACTACTTCGCCGTGATCGCGGTGGGCAACCTGCTCGGCCCGCTGCTGCTGGCCCCGCTGTTCGACTCGGTCGGCCGCAAGATCATGATCACCGGTACGTATGTGCTCTCCGGCGTGCTGCTGCTGGTCACGGCCTGGCTCTTCTCGGCCGGTGTGCTCAACGCCGTGACGATGACGATCTGCTGGTGCGTGGTGCTGTTCTTCGCCTCGGCCGGGGCCAGCTCGGCCTACCTGACGGTCAGCGAGATCTTCCCGATGGAGACCCGCGCCCTGGCCATCGCCTTCTTCTACGCGATCGGTACGGCCGCCGGCGGCATCACCGGCCCGCTGCTCTTCGCCGACCTGGTCGGCACCGGCGAGACCGGCGACACCGTCCTCGCCTTCGTGATCGGCGCCCTCCTGATGATCGCCGCCGGCCTGGTCGAGGCGTTCCTCGGGGTGAAGGCGGAACGGCAGAGCCTGGAGAGCATCGCCACCCCGCTGACCGCGGCCGAGTCGACGTCCTGA